Proteins found in one Camelus bactrianus isolate YW-2024 breed Bactrian camel chromosome 5, ASM4877302v1, whole genome shotgun sequence genomic segment:
- the LOC123617145 gene encoding uncharacterized protein C2orf72 isoform X1: MERELEALAARPARPAEPPFQALVEAAGGCGQVLLVGELWEREQSRALLWDFARAVFPPQRAAGKPGGAAAEGAEPGAPGAQKALRTGAARAIRSPLVFVLCRASSLAAREPRRHLREMLRDVRGRRRAGAALVGVLVAEAEAEDSVVPELRLLEALLRTVFGRQAGGPVQAVAYCPGHPASSLAVQAAACRALQAAGPARPELDFLLQKTFPDPPCSHLQVHKRNPRICFCSPSSYHVVLSLSLQKEPGTDLASQHCWHAFPGVPGAGGRTQMPPPSVAQLRITSRTLRRSWH; this comes from the exons ATGGAGCGTGAGCTGGAGGCGCTGGCGGCCCGGCCTGCGCGCCCGGCCGAGCCGCCCTTCCAGGCGCTGGTGGAGGCGGCGGGCGGCTGCGGGCAGGTGCTGCTGGTGGGCGAGCTGTGGGAGCGCGAGCAGAGCCGCGCGCTGCTGTGGGACTTCGCCCGCGCGGTGTTCCCGCCCCAGCGAGCCGCGGGCAAGCCGGGCGGCGCGGCGGCCGAGGGCGCCGAGCCCGGGGCGCCCGGCGCGCAGAAGGCGCTCCGGACGGGGGCGGCGCGCGCCATCCGCTCGCCGCTGGTCTTCGTGCTGTGCCGCGCGTCGTCGCTGGCCGCCCGGGAGCCGCGGCGCCACCTGCGGGAGATGCTGCGGGACGTGCGCGGGCGGCGACGGGCCGGCGCGGCGCTGGTTGGGGTGCTGGTGGCCGAGGCCGAGGCGGAGGACTCGGTGGTCCCGGAGCTGCGGCTACTGGAGGCGCTGCTACGCACCGTGTTCGGCCGCCAGGCGGGGGGCCCGGTGCAGGCGGTCGCCTACTGCCCCGGCCACCCGGCCTCCAGCCTGGCCGTCCAGGCGGCCGCCTGCAGGGCCCTGCAAGCCGCCGGGCCTGCGCGACCAG AACTGGACTTCCTCCTCCAGAAAACCTTCCCTGACCCTCCCTGCTCCCATTTGCAAGTTCACAAACGAAATCCCAGAATCTGCTTCTGCTCTCCAAGTTCTTACCACGTGGTTTTGTCACTTTCCCTT CAGAAGGAGCCTGGGACAGACCTGGCCTCCCAGCACTGCTGGCATGCTTTTCCTGGGGTCCCTGGAGCCGGGGGAAGGACCCAGATGCCACCTCCCTCAGTGGCCCAGCTCAGG ATAACTTCCAGGACCCTGAGGAGGAGCTGGCACTGA
- the LOC123617145 gene encoding uncharacterized protein C2orf72 isoform X3, with protein MERELEALAARPARPAEPPFQALVEAAGGCGQVLLVGELWEREQSRALLWDFARAVFPPQRAAGKPGGAAAEGAEPGAPGAQKALRTGAARAIRSPLVFVLCRASSLAAREPRRHLREMLRDVRGRRRAGAALVGVLVAEAEAEDSVVPELRLLEALLRTVFGRQAGGPVQAVAYCPGHPASSLAVQAAACRALQAAGPARPGEEARGPGGRRRAAGGGWGKAPTLELFRPAPSLYTEQKEPGTDLASQHCWHAFPGVPGAGGRTQMPPPSVAQLRITSRTLRRSWH; from the exons ATGGAGCGTGAGCTGGAGGCGCTGGCGGCCCGGCCTGCGCGCCCGGCCGAGCCGCCCTTCCAGGCGCTGGTGGAGGCGGCGGGCGGCTGCGGGCAGGTGCTGCTGGTGGGCGAGCTGTGGGAGCGCGAGCAGAGCCGCGCGCTGCTGTGGGACTTCGCCCGCGCGGTGTTCCCGCCCCAGCGAGCCGCGGGCAAGCCGGGCGGCGCGGCGGCCGAGGGCGCCGAGCCCGGGGCGCCCGGCGCGCAGAAGGCGCTCCGGACGGGGGCGGCGCGCGCCATCCGCTCGCCGCTGGTCTTCGTGCTGTGCCGCGCGTCGTCGCTGGCCGCCCGGGAGCCGCGGCGCCACCTGCGGGAGATGCTGCGGGACGTGCGCGGGCGGCGACGGGCCGGCGCGGCGCTGGTTGGGGTGCTGGTGGCCGAGGCCGAGGCGGAGGACTCGGTGGTCCCGGAGCTGCGGCTACTGGAGGCGCTGCTACGCACCGTGTTCGGCCGCCAGGCGGGGGGCCCGGTGCAGGCGGTCGCCTACTGCCCCGGCCACCCGGCCTCCAGCCTGGCCGTCCAGGCGGCCGCCTGCAGGGCCCTGCAAGCCGCCGGGCCTGCGCGACCAGGTGAGGAGGCGCGGGGCCCGGGAGGGCGAAGGCGAGCCGCGGGCGGCGGCTGGGGGAAGGCCCCCACGTTGGAACTCTTTAGGCCAGCACCCTCATTGTACACCGAG CAGAAGGAGCCTGGGACAGACCTGGCCTCCCAGCACTGCTGGCATGCTTTTCCTGGGGTCCCTGGAGCCGGGGGAAGGACCCAGATGCCACCTCCCTCAGTGGCCCAGCTCAGG ATAACTTCCAGGACCCTGAGGAGGAGCTGGCACTGA
- the LOC123617145 gene encoding uncharacterized protein C2orf72 isoform X5, which translates to MERELEALAARPARPAEPPFQALVEAAGGCGQVLLVGELWEREQSRALLWDFARAVFPPQRAAGKPGGAAAEGAEPGAPGAQKALRTGAARAIRSPLVFVLCRASSLAAREPRRHLREMLRDVRGRRRAGAALVGVLVAEAEAEDSVVPELRLLEALLRTVFGRQAGGPVQAVAYCPGHPASSLAVQAAACRALQAAGPARPGEEARGPGGRRRAAGGGWGKAPTLELFRPAPSLYTEKEPGTDLASQHCWHAFPGVPGAGGRTQMPPPSVAQLRITSRTLRRSWH; encoded by the exons ATGGAGCGTGAGCTGGAGGCGCTGGCGGCCCGGCCTGCGCGCCCGGCCGAGCCGCCCTTCCAGGCGCTGGTGGAGGCGGCGGGCGGCTGCGGGCAGGTGCTGCTGGTGGGCGAGCTGTGGGAGCGCGAGCAGAGCCGCGCGCTGCTGTGGGACTTCGCCCGCGCGGTGTTCCCGCCCCAGCGAGCCGCGGGCAAGCCGGGCGGCGCGGCGGCCGAGGGCGCCGAGCCCGGGGCGCCCGGCGCGCAGAAGGCGCTCCGGACGGGGGCGGCGCGCGCCATCCGCTCGCCGCTGGTCTTCGTGCTGTGCCGCGCGTCGTCGCTGGCCGCCCGGGAGCCGCGGCGCCACCTGCGGGAGATGCTGCGGGACGTGCGCGGGCGGCGACGGGCCGGCGCGGCGCTGGTTGGGGTGCTGGTGGCCGAGGCCGAGGCGGAGGACTCGGTGGTCCCGGAGCTGCGGCTACTGGAGGCGCTGCTACGCACCGTGTTCGGCCGCCAGGCGGGGGGCCCGGTGCAGGCGGTCGCCTACTGCCCCGGCCACCCGGCCTCCAGCCTGGCCGTCCAGGCGGCCGCCTGCAGGGCCCTGCAAGCCGCCGGGCCTGCGCGACCAGGTGAGGAGGCGCGGGGCCCGGGAGGGCGAAGGCGAGCCGCGGGCGGCGGCTGGGGGAAGGCCCCCACGTTGGAACTCTTTAGGCCAGCACCCTCATTGTACACCGAG AAGGAGCCTGGGACAGACCTGGCCTCCCAGCACTGCTGGCATGCTTTTCCTGGGGTCCCTGGAGCCGGGGGAAGGACCCAGATGCCACCTCCCTCAGTGGCCCAGCTCAGG ATAACTTCCAGGACCCTGAGGAGGAGCTGGCACTGA
- the LOC123617145 gene encoding uncharacterized protein C2orf72 isoform X2: protein MERELEALAARPARPAEPPFQALVEAAGGCGQVLLVGELWEREQSRALLWDFARAVFPPQRAAGKPGGAAAEGAEPGAPGAQKALRTGAARAIRSPLVFVLCRASSLAAREPRRHLREMLRDVRGRRRAGAALVGVLVAEAEAEDSVVPELRLLEALLRTVFGRQAGGPVQAVAYCPGHPASSLAVQAAACRALQAAGPARPELDFLLQKTFPDPPCSHLQVHKRNPRICFCSPSSYHVVLSLSLKEPGTDLASQHCWHAFPGVPGAGGRTQMPPPSVAQLRITSRTLRRSWH, encoded by the exons ATGGAGCGTGAGCTGGAGGCGCTGGCGGCCCGGCCTGCGCGCCCGGCCGAGCCGCCCTTCCAGGCGCTGGTGGAGGCGGCGGGCGGCTGCGGGCAGGTGCTGCTGGTGGGCGAGCTGTGGGAGCGCGAGCAGAGCCGCGCGCTGCTGTGGGACTTCGCCCGCGCGGTGTTCCCGCCCCAGCGAGCCGCGGGCAAGCCGGGCGGCGCGGCGGCCGAGGGCGCCGAGCCCGGGGCGCCCGGCGCGCAGAAGGCGCTCCGGACGGGGGCGGCGCGCGCCATCCGCTCGCCGCTGGTCTTCGTGCTGTGCCGCGCGTCGTCGCTGGCCGCCCGGGAGCCGCGGCGCCACCTGCGGGAGATGCTGCGGGACGTGCGCGGGCGGCGACGGGCCGGCGCGGCGCTGGTTGGGGTGCTGGTGGCCGAGGCCGAGGCGGAGGACTCGGTGGTCCCGGAGCTGCGGCTACTGGAGGCGCTGCTACGCACCGTGTTCGGCCGCCAGGCGGGGGGCCCGGTGCAGGCGGTCGCCTACTGCCCCGGCCACCCGGCCTCCAGCCTGGCCGTCCAGGCGGCCGCCTGCAGGGCCCTGCAAGCCGCCGGGCCTGCGCGACCAG AACTGGACTTCCTCCTCCAGAAAACCTTCCCTGACCCTCCCTGCTCCCATTTGCAAGTTCACAAACGAAATCCCAGAATCTGCTTCTGCTCTCCAAGTTCTTACCACGTGGTTTTGTCACTTTCCCTT AAGGAGCCTGGGACAGACCTGGCCTCCCAGCACTGCTGGCATGCTTTTCCTGGGGTCCCTGGAGCCGGGGGAAGGACCCAGATGCCACCTCCCTCAGTGGCCCAGCTCAGG ATAACTTCCAGGACCCTGAGGAGGAGCTGGCACTGA
- the LOC123617145 gene encoding uncharacterized protein C2orf72 isoform X6, translated as MERELEALAARPARPAEPPFQALVEAAGGCGQVLLVGELWEREQSRALLWDFARAVFPPQRAAGKPGGAAAEGAEPGAPGAQKALRTGAARAIRSPLVFVLCRASSLAAREPRRHLREMLRDVRGRRRAGAALVGVLVAEAEAEDSVVPELRLLEALLRTVFGRQAGGPVQAVAYCPGHPASSLAVQAAACRALQAAGPARPEGAWDRPGLPALLACFSWGPWSRGKDPDATSLSGPAQDNFQDPEEELALTAIYPNGDCDDPAKGSRACDGVAPTPAEPDGDLR; from the exons ATGGAGCGTGAGCTGGAGGCGCTGGCGGCCCGGCCTGCGCGCCCGGCCGAGCCGCCCTTCCAGGCGCTGGTGGAGGCGGCGGGCGGCTGCGGGCAGGTGCTGCTGGTGGGCGAGCTGTGGGAGCGCGAGCAGAGCCGCGCGCTGCTGTGGGACTTCGCCCGCGCGGTGTTCCCGCCCCAGCGAGCCGCGGGCAAGCCGGGCGGCGCGGCGGCCGAGGGCGCCGAGCCCGGGGCGCCCGGCGCGCAGAAGGCGCTCCGGACGGGGGCGGCGCGCGCCATCCGCTCGCCGCTGGTCTTCGTGCTGTGCCGCGCGTCGTCGCTGGCCGCCCGGGAGCCGCGGCGCCACCTGCGGGAGATGCTGCGGGACGTGCGCGGGCGGCGACGGGCCGGCGCGGCGCTGGTTGGGGTGCTGGTGGCCGAGGCCGAGGCGGAGGACTCGGTGGTCCCGGAGCTGCGGCTACTGGAGGCGCTGCTACGCACCGTGTTCGGCCGCCAGGCGGGGGGCCCGGTGCAGGCGGTCGCCTACTGCCCCGGCCACCCGGCCTCCAGCCTGGCCGTCCAGGCGGCCGCCTGCAGGGCCCTGCAAGCCGCCGGGCCTGCGCGACCAG AAGGAGCCTGGGACAGACCTGGCCTCCCAGCACTGCTGGCATGCTTTTCCTGGGGTCCCTGGAGCCGGGGGAAGGACCCAGATGCCACCTCCCTCAGTGGCCCAGCTCAGG ATAACTTCCAGGACCCTGAGGAGGAGCTGGCACTGACAGCCATCTACCCCAATGGAGACTGTGACGATCCTGCAAAGGGGTCGAGAGCCTGTGATGGAGTTGCTCCCACTCCTGCTGAGCCTGATGGAGACTTGAGATGA
- the LOC123617145 gene encoding uncharacterized protein C2orf72 isoform X4 encodes MERELEALAARPARPAEPPFQALVEAAGGCGQVLLVGELWEREQSRALLWDFARAVFPPQRAAGKPGGAAAEGAEPGAPGAQKALRTGAARAIRSPLVFVLCRASSLAAREPRRHLREMLRDVRGRRRAGAALVGVLVAEAEAEDSVVPELRLLEALLRTVFGRQAGGPVQAVAYCPGHPASSLAVQAAACRALQAAGPARPAEGAWDRPGLPALLACFSWGPWSRGKDPDATSLSGPAQDNFQDPEEELALTAIYPNGDCDDPAKGSRACDGVAPTPAEPDGDLR; translated from the exons ATGGAGCGTGAGCTGGAGGCGCTGGCGGCCCGGCCTGCGCGCCCGGCCGAGCCGCCCTTCCAGGCGCTGGTGGAGGCGGCGGGCGGCTGCGGGCAGGTGCTGCTGGTGGGCGAGCTGTGGGAGCGCGAGCAGAGCCGCGCGCTGCTGTGGGACTTCGCCCGCGCGGTGTTCCCGCCCCAGCGAGCCGCGGGCAAGCCGGGCGGCGCGGCGGCCGAGGGCGCCGAGCCCGGGGCGCCCGGCGCGCAGAAGGCGCTCCGGACGGGGGCGGCGCGCGCCATCCGCTCGCCGCTGGTCTTCGTGCTGTGCCGCGCGTCGTCGCTGGCCGCCCGGGAGCCGCGGCGCCACCTGCGGGAGATGCTGCGGGACGTGCGCGGGCGGCGACGGGCCGGCGCGGCGCTGGTTGGGGTGCTGGTGGCCGAGGCCGAGGCGGAGGACTCGGTGGTCCCGGAGCTGCGGCTACTGGAGGCGCTGCTACGCACCGTGTTCGGCCGCCAGGCGGGGGGCCCGGTGCAGGCGGTCGCCTACTGCCCCGGCCACCCGGCCTCCAGCCTGGCCGTCCAGGCGGCCGCCTGCAGGGCCCTGCAAGCCGCCGGGCCTGCGCGACCAG CAGAAGGAGCCTGGGACAGACCTGGCCTCCCAGCACTGCTGGCATGCTTTTCCTGGGGTCCCTGGAGCCGGGGGAAGGACCCAGATGCCACCTCCCTCAGTGGCCCAGCTCAGG ATAACTTCCAGGACCCTGAGGAGGAGCTGGCACTGACAGCCATCTACCCCAATGGAGACTGTGACGATCCTGCAAAGGGGTCGAGAGCCTGTGATGGAGTTGCTCCCACTCCTGCTGAGCCTGATGGAGACTTGAGATGA